One genomic segment of Luteimonas galliterrae includes these proteins:
- a CDS encoding amino acid permease has protein sequence MNPAKPLGLLAATALVVGNMIGSGVFLLPASLAPYGAVSLIGWGITLGGALLLALTFARLATHWPQTGGPYAFARNAFGETPGFLIAWSYWISIWCANAAIAVGFAGSIGAIFPDLVSTPARGAICALSALWICTAINLVGVREAGFTQVLTTLLKVVPLLLFGGIAIWFMDAHNLRLPETGGGESLPHAIQATVALTLWAFLGLEAATVPAGSIADAKRTIPRATVIGTLIAGVATILTCTAVLGLLPADRLKDSAAPMAEAARALWGPGAAIGVAAVAAVSCFGALNGWVLLSAQVPLAAARDGLLPARFARLDKGGTPAFGVVVSSALASALVISNYTRSLVHLFTFSILLSTAACLLPYVVSSAAWLRRNDGSGRIVAALALLYSVYALIGTGAEALLWGAVLVLFGLPFHWLNQWRNRRPRNEAA, from the coding sequence ATGAATCCGGCCAAACCGCTGGGGCTGCTCGCCGCGACCGCGCTGGTCGTCGGCAACATGATCGGCTCCGGCGTGTTCCTGCTGCCGGCGTCGCTGGCGCCGTACGGCGCGGTCAGCCTGATCGGCTGGGGCATCACCCTCGGCGGCGCGCTACTGCTGGCCCTGACTTTCGCGCGGCTGGCGACGCACTGGCCGCAAACCGGCGGGCCTTATGCCTTCGCGCGCAATGCGTTCGGCGAGACGCCGGGATTCCTGATCGCGTGGAGCTACTGGATTTCGATCTGGTGCGCGAACGCGGCGATCGCGGTGGGTTTCGCCGGCAGTATCGGCGCGATCTTCCCGGATCTGGTTTCCACGCCCGCGCGCGGTGCGATCTGCGCATTGTCGGCGCTGTGGATCTGCACCGCGATCAATCTGGTCGGCGTGCGCGAAGCCGGCTTCACCCAGGTGCTCACCACGCTGCTGAAAGTGGTGCCGCTGCTGCTGTTCGGCGGCATCGCGATCTGGTTCATGGATGCGCACAACCTGCGCCTGCCGGAAACCGGAGGCGGCGAGTCGCTGCCGCATGCGATCCAGGCGACGGTGGCGCTGACGCTGTGGGCGTTCCTGGGACTGGAAGCGGCTACCGTGCCGGCGGGGTCGATCGCCGACGCCAAGCGCACCATTCCGCGCGCGACGGTGATCGGCACGCTGATCGCCGGCGTCGCCACCATCCTCACCTGCACTGCGGTGCTGGGCCTGCTGCCCGCCGACCGGTTGAAGGATTCCGCGGCGCCGATGGCGGAGGCCGCACGTGCGTTGTGGGGCCCGGGCGCGGCGATCGGCGTGGCCGCCGTGGCCGCGGTGTCGTGCTTCGGCGCGCTGAACGGCTGGGTCCTGCTATCGGCGCAGGTGCCGCTCGCGGCGGCGCGCGACGGACTTCTTCCGGCGCGGTTCGCGCGCCTGGACAAGGGCGGCACGCCGGCGTTCGGCGTCGTGGTCAGCAGCGCGCTGGCCAGTGCGTTGGTGATCTCCAACTACACGCGTTCGCTGGTGCACCTGTTCACGTTTTCGATATTGCTGTCGACGGCGGCCTGCCTGCTGCCCTACGTCGTCAGCAGTGCGGCGTGGTTGCGCCGCAACGACGGCAGCGGCCGGATCGTGGCCGCGCTCGCCCTGCTCTACAGCGTGTACGCCTTGATCGGCACCGGCGCCGAAGCGCTGTTGTGGGGCGCCGTGCTGGTGCTGTTCGGCCTGCCGTTCCATTGGCTGAACCAGTGGCGCAACCGCCGGCCGCGCAACGAAGCCGCCTAG
- a CDS encoding M2 family metallopeptidase, which translates to MIHRHALLALAVVACLLPLAACKKTPTPAADTRTPAQATPEGETADQFIARVNDEFRKMYPELSAAQWLSNTYINDDSQLLASKANERWLSQLNSWIEQAKKFEGQKMSPDTARTIRLLKLSTSLPPPRDPAKLEELTQIATKLEGMYGAGTYCKQEDGEKRCRQIGELEDVLRKNRDYDAQLDAWQGWHTISVPMRKEYTRFAELANQGARDLGFADAGEMWRSGYDMPPAEIAAETDRLWNQVKPLYEQLHCYARTKLNAKYGAGKGEVAGGLLPAHLMGNLWQQDWGNLWDILAPYSEAQAGNLDISGALETMYQEDYRERQRQFAGEPEPEQQVELEYAAQLDVAKQMTERAQDFYASLGMPKLPESYWQKTQFIKPRDRDVVCHASAWDMNMAGDVRTKMCTKPNEEDFTTIYHELGHVYYYMAYNKLPPMFQGGANDGFHEAIGDTIVLAMTPKYLHSIGLVGAQQQSDEALINSQMRMALAKVAFLPFGLMIDRWRWGVFDGSIKPDRYNKAWWDLKAKYQGVAPATPRGEEFFDPGAKYHVPGNTPYTRYFLSHVLQFQFYKALCDAAGHKGPLNECSFYGNKAAGAKFWAMLGKGASQPWQNTLQELTGGQKMDAAPMLEYFAPLQTWLKQQNEGQQCGWRTPAPGPAASETKPAAES; encoded by the coding sequence GTGATCCATCGCCACGCCCTGCTCGCCCTGGCCGTCGTCGCCTGCCTGTTGCCGCTCGCCGCGTGCAAGAAGACGCCCACGCCCGCAGCCGATACGCGCACGCCTGCGCAGGCCACGCCGGAAGGCGAAACGGCGGACCAGTTCATTGCCCGGGTCAACGATGAATTCCGTAAGATGTACCCGGAGCTCAGCGCGGCGCAGTGGCTGTCCAACACCTATATCAACGACGACAGCCAATTGTTGGCCTCGAAGGCCAACGAGCGCTGGCTGAGCCAGCTCAACAGCTGGATCGAACAGGCCAAGAAATTCGAAGGCCAGAAGATGTCGCCCGATACCGCGCGTACGATCCGGCTGCTCAAGCTGTCCACGTCGCTGCCGCCGCCGCGAGACCCGGCCAAGCTCGAAGAGCTCACCCAGATCGCCACCAAGCTCGAAGGCATGTACGGCGCGGGCACCTACTGCAAGCAAGAGGACGGCGAAAAACGTTGCCGCCAGATCGGCGAACTCGAGGACGTGCTGCGCAAGAACCGCGACTACGACGCGCAACTCGACGCCTGGCAGGGCTGGCACACGATTTCGGTGCCGATGCGCAAGGAGTACACCCGCTTCGCCGAGTTGGCCAACCAGGGCGCGCGCGACCTGGGCTTCGCCGACGCCGGCGAAATGTGGCGCTCCGGCTACGACATGCCGCCCGCCGAGATCGCCGCCGAAACCGACCGGCTGTGGAACCAGGTCAAGCCGTTGTACGAACAATTGCATTGCTATGCGCGCACCAAGCTCAACGCCAAATACGGCGCCGGCAAGGGCGAAGTCGCCGGCGGCCTGCTGCCCGCGCACCTGATGGGCAACCTTTGGCAACAGGACTGGGGCAACCTGTGGGACATCCTGGCGCCGTACAGCGAGGCGCAAGCCGGCAACCTCGACATCAGCGGCGCACTGGAAACGATGTACCAGGAAGACTATCGGGAACGGCAGCGCCAGTTCGCCGGCGAACCCGAGCCCGAGCAGCAGGTCGAGCTCGAGTACGCCGCGCAGCTGGACGTGGCCAAGCAGATGACCGAACGCGCGCAGGATTTCTACGCCTCGCTCGGCATGCCGAAACTACCGGAAAGCTACTGGCAGAAAACCCAGTTCATCAAGCCGCGCGACCGCGACGTGGTCTGCCACGCCAGCGCCTGGGACATGAACATGGCCGGCGACGTGCGCACCAAGATGTGCACCAAGCCGAACGAAGAGGACTTCACCACCATCTACCACGAGTTGGGCCACGTCTATTACTACATGGCCTACAACAAGCTGCCGCCGATGTTCCAGGGCGGCGCCAACGATGGCTTCCACGAAGCGATCGGCGACACCATCGTGCTGGCGATGACGCCGAAGTACCTCCATTCCATCGGCCTGGTCGGCGCCCAGCAGCAGAGCGACGAAGCGCTGATCAATTCGCAGATGCGGATGGCGCTGGCCAAGGTCGCGTTCCTGCCGTTCGGCCTGATGATCGACCGCTGGCGCTGGGGCGTGTTCGACGGATCGATCAAGCCCGATCGATACAACAAGGCGTGGTGGGACCTGAAGGCGAAATACCAGGGCGTGGCGCCGGCTACGCCGCGCGGCGAGGAGTTCTTCGACCCGGGCGCCAAGTACCACGTGCCGGGCAACACGCCCTACACGCGTTATTTCCTGTCGCACGTGCTGCAGTTCCAGTTCTACAAGGCGCTGTGCGACGCCGCCGGCCACAAGGGCCCGCTCAACGAATGCAGCTTCTACGGCAACAAGGCCGCCGGCGCGAAGTTCTGGGCGATGCTCGGCAAGGGCGCGAGCCAGCCGTGGCAGAACACCCTGCAGGAGCTGACCGGCGGCCAGAAGATGGATGCCGCGCCGATGCTGGAATACTTCGCGCCGCTGCAGACCTGGCTGAAGCAGCAGAACGAGGGCCAGCAGTGCGGTTGGCGGACACCGGCGCCCGGCCCGGCTGCATCGGAGACGAAACCCGCCGCGGAATCGTAG
- the gcvP gene encoding aminomethyl-transferring glycine dehydrogenase, producing the protein MPQNATPSLRELEHHSAFIERHIGPNDGEIAQMLRVVGHASLDAMTDAIVPGKIKSPSPLALPDPVTEVEALAKIRAIADKNEVFRSFIGQGYYGTHTPNVILRNILENPAWYTAYTPYQAEISQGRMEALINFQTLCADLTGMEIANASLLDEGTAAAEAMTLAKRSAKSKSNVFFVSRNVHPQTLEVLRTRADGLDIELRVGDDSEAANTDSFGVLLQYPDTYGQIHDHKALADAVHTRGALVAVATDLLALTLIAAPGEWGADIVVGNTQRFGVPFGFGGPHAAFMACRDAFKRSMPGRLIGVSIDAEGKPAYRLTLQTREQHIRREKATSNICTAQVLLAVMASMYAVYHGPEGLTRIARRTHRLAAILAASLRKCGVTVGPDFFDTLHVIDVDAAEIHVKAEKARINLRKIDARSVGISLDETATREDVIALAALFDAQIDDIDALDAATADALPGGLLRASKFLQHPVFNTHHSEHELLRYMRSLADKDLAMDRTMIPLGSCTMKLNATAEMIPVTWPEFGNMHPLAPATQTAGYKQLVEELEAMLVECTGYDAVSLQPNSGAQGEFAGLLAIRAYHRSRNEGHRDICLIPESAHGTNPASAQMCGMNVVVTKCDANGNVDVEDIRRAAEKYGDRLAALMITYPSTHGVFEEDIVEICEIVHKHGGQVYTDGANMNALVGVAKPGKWGSDVSHLNLHKTFCIPHGGGGPGVGPCAVKAHLAPFLPRTAPLPLAGEENVSAANEGEGTAFGVGMVSAAAYGSASILPISWMYVTLMGNSGLRKATQVALLNANYIARRLAPHFETLYTGRNGLVAHECILDLRPIKDATGISAEDVAKRLIDFGFHAPTLSFPVAGTLMVEPTESESLHELDRFIDAMIQIRDEIRAIEEGKLDREDNPLKHAPHTATMVAGSEWNHAYPRELAAFPLPVLKQQKYWPPVARVDNVYGDKNVFCSCVPIEAFAGEIEAFSEPNVM; encoded by the coding sequence ATGCCCCAGAACGCTACGCCCAGCCTGCGCGAGCTCGAACACCATTCCGCGTTCATCGAACGCCACATCGGCCCCAACGACGGCGAGATCGCGCAGATGCTGCGCGTCGTCGGCCACGCATCGCTGGATGCGATGACCGATGCCATCGTCCCGGGCAAGATCAAGTCGCCGTCGCCCCTGGCCCTGCCCGACCCGGTCACCGAAGTCGAAGCGCTGGCCAAGATCCGTGCCATCGCCGACAAGAACGAAGTGTTCCGCAGCTTCATCGGCCAAGGCTATTACGGCACCCATACGCCGAACGTGATCCTGCGCAACATCCTCGAAAACCCGGCTTGGTACACGGCGTACACGCCCTACCAGGCGGAGATCTCGCAGGGCCGCATGGAAGCGCTGATCAACTTCCAGACCTTGTGCGCCGACCTCACCGGCATGGAGATCGCCAACGCTTCGCTGCTGGACGAAGGCACCGCCGCCGCCGAAGCGATGACGCTGGCCAAGCGTTCGGCCAAGTCGAAGTCCAACGTCTTCTTCGTATCGCGCAACGTGCATCCGCAGACGCTGGAAGTGCTACGCACGCGCGCCGACGGCCTGGACATCGAACTGCGCGTCGGCGACGACAGCGAAGCGGCCAATACCGATAGTTTCGGCGTGCTGCTGCAATATCCCGACACCTACGGCCAGATCCACGACCACAAGGCGCTGGCCGACGCGGTGCACACGCGCGGCGCGCTGGTCGCGGTGGCCACCGATCTGCTGGCGCTGACGCTGATCGCCGCGCCCGGCGAATGGGGCGCGGACATCGTGGTCGGCAATACCCAGCGCTTCGGCGTGCCGTTCGGTTTCGGCGGCCCGCACGCCGCGTTCATGGCCTGCCGCGACGCGTTCAAGCGCTCGATGCCCGGCCGCCTGATCGGCGTATCGATCGATGCCGAAGGCAAGCCGGCCTATCGCCTCACCCTGCAGACCCGCGAACAGCACATCCGCCGCGAGAAGGCCACCAGCAACATCTGCACCGCGCAGGTGCTGCTGGCCGTGATGGCCAGCATGTACGCCGTCTACCACGGCCCCGAAGGCCTCACCCGCATCGCCCGCCGCACGCACCGACTGGCCGCGATCCTGGCCGCGTCGCTGCGCAAATGCGGCGTCACCGTCGGCCCGGATTTCTTCGACACGCTGCACGTGATCGACGTCGACGCCGCCGAAATCCACGTCAAGGCGGAGAAGGCGCGCATCAACCTGCGCAAGATCGATGCGCGCAGCGTAGGCATCAGCCTGGACGAAACCGCCACGCGCGAGGACGTGATCGCGTTGGCGGCCCTGTTCGATGCGCAGATCGACGATATCGACGCGCTCGACGCGGCCACCGCAGACGCCTTGCCGGGCGGCCTGCTGCGCGCTTCCAAGTTCCTGCAGCACCCGGTCTTCAACACCCACCACAGCGAGCACGAACTTCTCCGCTACATGCGCTCGCTGGCCGACAAGGACCTGGCGATGGATCGCACCATGATCCCGCTGGGTTCCTGCACCATGAAGCTCAACGCCACGGCGGAGATGATCCCGGTCACCTGGCCGGAATTCGGCAATATGCACCCGCTGGCGCCGGCCACGCAGACCGCCGGCTACAAGCAACTGGTCGAAGAGCTCGAAGCTATGCTGGTCGAGTGCACCGGCTACGACGCGGTCAGCCTGCAGCCCAATTCCGGCGCGCAGGGCGAGTTCGCCGGCTTGCTGGCGATCCGCGCCTACCACCGTTCGCGCAACGAAGGCCACCGCGACATCTGCCTGATCCCCGAATCGGCGCACGGCACCAACCCGGCCTCGGCGCAGATGTGCGGCATGAACGTGGTGGTGACCAAGTGCGACGCCAACGGCAACGTCGACGTCGAAGACATCCGCCGCGCCGCCGAGAAATACGGCGACCGATTGGCCGCGCTGATGATCACCTACCCGTCCACGCACGGCGTGTTCGAAGAAGACATCGTCGAGATCTGCGAGATCGTGCACAAGCACGGCGGCCAGGTGTACACCGACGGCGCCAACATGAACGCGCTGGTCGGCGTCGCCAAGCCCGGCAAGTGGGGCTCGGACGTTTCGCACCTCAACCTGCACAAGACCTTCTGCATCCCGCACGGCGGCGGCGGCCCGGGCGTGGGCCCGTGCGCGGTCAAGGCGCACCTGGCACCGTTCTTGCCGCGCACCGCTCCTCTCCCGCTTGCGGGAGAGGAAAATGTTAGCGCAGCGAACGAAGGTGAGGGTACGGCTTTTGGCGTGGGCATGGTCAGTGCCGCCGCGTACGGTTCGGCCTCGATCCTGCCGATCTCGTGGATGTACGTCACGCTTATGGGCAACAGCGGCCTGCGCAAGGCGACGCAAGTCGCCCTGCTCAACGCCAACTACATCGCCAGGCGCCTGGCGCCGCATTTCGAAACGCTCTACACCGGCCGCAACGGCCTGGTCGCGCACGAATGCATCCTGGATCTGCGCCCGATCAAGGACGCCACCGGCATCAGCGCCGAGGACGTGGCCAAGCGTTTGATCGATTTCGGCTTCCATGCGCCGACCCTGAGCTTCCCGGTGGCCGGCACGCTGATGGTGGAGCCCACCGAAAGCGAATCGCTGCACGAACTGGACCGCTTCATCGACGCCATGATCCAGATCCGCGACGAGATCCGCGCGATCGAGGAAGGCAAGCTCGACCGCGAAGACAATCCGCTCAAGCACGCCCCGCACACCGCCACCATGGTCGCAGGCAGCGAGTGGAACCACGCCTATCCGCGCGAGCTGGCCGCCTTCCCGCTGCCGGTCCTGAAGCAGCAGAAGTACTGGCCGCCGGTGGCGCGCGTGGACAACGTCTACGGCGACAAGAACGTGTTCTGCAGCTGCGTGCCGATCGAAGCCTTTGCCGGCGAGATCGAGGCGTTCAGCGAGCCGAACGTGATGTGA
- a CDS encoding multidrug effflux MFS transporter codes for MVNDPKSTPETPSAAPRISLRSLALLLGGLAMFGPFSIDTIFPAFEHMGRQLGADKVAMQQTISVYLLAYALMSVVHGPLSDAIGRRKVIIGGLIVFTFASAGCALSRDLPTLLAFRALQGLSAGVGLIVGRALIRDVLHGHDAQRLMSQVSMIFGVAPAIAPIIGGWILGWGHWSAIFWFLVGFSLLLLVAVWIALPETHPPQARLSLAPKRLLRDYWAIFVNPRFQRLAASGTFNFGALFLYIASAPAFVLDLLRLNERQFAWFFVPMIGGMMLGAYTSGRTAGKISGARLANIGFAFCGLGAVANVAYNAFVPVISIPWAVMPMMIGSFGIALVFPILTLAVLDMYPRQRGSASSLQAFTSLVMNAIVAGVLSPLLSHKGLHLALGAAAFSLLGWLFWRWETRSGQGVPESAPEAAAALEPTERF; via the coding sequence ATGGTGAACGATCCGAAATCCACGCCGGAAACACCCAGCGCCGCGCCGAGGATTTCGCTGCGTAGCCTGGCCCTGCTGTTGGGTGGGCTGGCGATGTTCGGTCCGTTCTCGATCGACACCATCTTCCCGGCGTTCGAGCACATGGGCCGGCAGCTGGGCGCCGACAAGGTGGCGATGCAGCAGACGATCAGCGTCTACCTGCTGGCCTATGCGCTGATGAGCGTGGTGCACGGACCGCTGTCCGACGCGATCGGCCGGCGCAAGGTGATCATCGGCGGACTGATCGTCTTCACATTCGCATCCGCGGGCTGCGCGCTGTCGCGCGATCTGCCCACCTTGCTGGCGTTCCGCGCGCTGCAGGGACTGTCGGCGGGGGTGGGCCTGATCGTAGGCCGCGCGCTGATCCGCGACGTGCTGCACGGTCACGATGCGCAGCGTCTGATGAGCCAGGTCTCGATGATCTTCGGCGTCGCGCCGGCGATCGCGCCGATCATCGGCGGCTGGATCCTGGGCTGGGGGCACTGGTCGGCGATCTTCTGGTTCCTGGTCGGTTTTTCGCTGCTGCTGCTGGTCGCGGTGTGGATCGCGCTGCCGGAAACGCATCCGCCGCAGGCGCGGCTGTCGCTGGCGCCCAAGCGTCTGTTGCGCGACTACTGGGCGATCTTCGTCAATCCGCGTTTCCAGCGGCTGGCCGCGTCGGGCACGTTCAATTTCGGCGCGCTGTTCTTGTACATCGCTTCCGCGCCCGCGTTCGTGCTGGACCTGTTGCGGTTGAACGAGCGCCAGTTCGCCTGGTTTTTCGTGCCGATGATCGGCGGGATGATGCTGGGCGCGTACACGTCCGGCCGCACGGCCGGCAAGATCAGCGGCGCGCGGCTGGCGAACATCGGTTTCGCTTTTTGCGGCCTCGGCGCGGTCGCCAACGTGGCCTACAACGCGTTCGTGCCGGTGATTTCGATCCCGTGGGCAGTGATGCCGATGATGATCGGCTCGTTCGGTATCGCGCTGGTGTTTCCGATCCTGACCCTGGCGGTGCTCGACATGTATCCGCGCCAGCGCGGCTCGGCGTCGTCGCTGCAGGCCTTCACCAGCCTGGTGATGAATGCCATCGTCGCCGGCGTGCTGTCGCCGCTGCTGAGCCACAAAGGCCTGCATCTGGCGCTGGGCGCGGCAGCGTTCTCGCTGCTCGGCTGGCTGTTCTGGCGATGGGAGACGCGGTCGGGGCAGGGCGTGCCGGAATCCGCGCCGGAAGCGGCGGCGGCATTGGAACCGACCGAACGTTTCTAG
- a CDS encoding VOC family protein, producing MSIPFRLQQIDHIVLRVRDVAVMQAFYCDVLGCSVERDQAEIGLLQLRAGSSLIDLVPVDGKLGRMGGAAPGAEGRNLDHLCLRVDPFDRDAIVAHLRSHGARLGDFGARYGAEGKGPSQYLFDPEDNMVELKGPPA from the coding sequence ATGAGCATTCCTTTCCGACTGCAGCAGATCGACCACATCGTGCTGCGCGTGCGCGACGTTGCGGTCATGCAGGCCTTCTATTGCGACGTGCTCGGCTGCAGCGTCGAGCGCGATCAGGCGGAGATCGGCCTGCTGCAATTGCGCGCGGGAAGCTCGTTGATCGACCTGGTGCCGGTCGACGGCAAGCTAGGCCGCATGGGCGGGGCGGCGCCGGGCGCCGAAGGCCGCAATCTGGACCATCTGTGCCTGCGCGTGGACCCGTTCGACCGCGACGCCATCGTCGCCCACCTGCGATCGCACGGCGCGCGTCTGGGCGATTTCGGCGCCCGCTACGGGGCCGAAGGCAAAGGCCCCTCGCAATACTTGTTCGACCCGGAAGACAACATGGTCGAGCTAAAAGGTCCGCCCGCCTAA
- a CDS encoding carboxypeptidase-like regulatory domain-containing protein, with product MNRGALRKGFNQLAAIAVFGLAFSAAAMAQSSSGNLIGEGKAGDTVIISGPDNGFHREMELKEDGKYQMRRIPLGDYTVVIKHADGSFSAPKTVSVRVGSTARVQ from the coding sequence ATGAACAGGGGAGCTTTGCGCAAAGGGTTCAACCAACTCGCGGCCATCGCGGTTTTCGGACTGGCGTTTTCCGCCGCCGCCATGGCGCAATCCAGTTCCGGCAACCTCATCGGCGAAGGCAAAGCCGGGGACACCGTGATCATCAGCGGCCCCGACAACGGCTTCCACCGCGAGATGGAACTCAAGGAAGACGGCAAGTACCAGATGCGCCGCATTCCCCTGGGCGACTACACCGTGGTGATCAAGCATGCCGACGGCAGCTTCAGCGCGCCCAAGACGGTCTCCGTCAGGGTCGGCAGCACGGCGCGGGTGCAGTAG
- a CDS encoding endonuclease/exonuclease/phosphatase family protein, producing the protein MPALNVLTVNAHMGFNLLNRRFILPELREAIRGVSADMVFLQEVLGEHARHAQRHLNWPQGPQYEFLADSIWGQFAYGRNAVYPHGHHGNATLSKFPILSYENRDVSLHGHEERGLLHCVVEIPASKTALHTVCVHLGLRESHRRRQLGLLCEIVDREIPADAPLIVAGDFNDWRVRGHALMLRCGLHEAFEEAQGRVARTFPARWPVLPVDRIYLRNARAVAPRVLSSRPWSHLSDHAPLFAGVAL; encoded by the coding sequence ATGCCCGCGCTCAACGTGCTGACCGTGAACGCCCACATGGGTTTCAACCTGCTCAACCGGCGTTTCATCCTGCCGGAATTGCGCGAGGCCATACGCGGCGTCTCGGCGGATATGGTATTCCTGCAGGAAGTGCTCGGCGAACATGCCCGACATGCGCAACGCCATCTGAACTGGCCGCAGGGACCCCAGTACGAATTCCTGGCGGACAGCATCTGGGGCCAATTCGCCTACGGCCGCAACGCCGTGTATCCGCACGGCCACCACGGCAACGCGACGCTGTCAAAATTTCCGATCCTGTCGTACGAAAACCGCGACGTCTCCCTGCACGGCCACGAGGAACGCGGCTTGCTGCATTGCGTGGTCGAAATCCCCGCATCGAAGACCGCGTTGCACACTGTCTGCGTGCATTTGGGCTTGCGCGAAAGCCATCGCCGCCGCCAACTCGGCCTGTTATGCGAAATCGTCGACAGGGAAATCCCGGCGGACGCGCCGCTGATCGTCGCCGGAGACTTCAACGATTGGCGCGTGCGCGGCCATGCGCTGATGCTGCGTTGCGGCCTGCACGAGGCCTTCGAGGAAGCCCAGGGGCGCGTCGCCCGCACGTTCCCGGCGCGCTGGCCGGTGCTGCCGGTGGACCGCATCTACCTGCGCAACGCACGCGCTGTGGCGCCGCGCGTGCTGTCCTCGCGGCCGTGGTCGCACCTGTCCGACCATGCGCCGCTGTTCGCAGGGGTCGCACTGTGA
- a CDS encoding aromatic ring-hydroxylating oxygenase subunit alpha encodes MDRPTAADTPADLAPQPLERATALPARFYADPAMAAIDRSAIFDRGWQVVAHVCQLRDAGDHVVADLAGLPVIAVRGADGEIRVMHNVCRHRAGPIAQCDGLAAKSLRCRYHGWTYGLDGVLKSAPEMRTAVDFDVAQVRLPQLPARLWQGLVFACTGDDPMPFDDLVAGIDARIGAERGLADYGHHQRVGYDVACNWKVYVDNYLEGYHVPHVHPALNRMLDYRSYVTETAQWHSLQWSPLESSEGLYGSGDALYYWLWPNTTLNILPGRLQTNRIVPKGVDRCRVEFDFYYPLDDSSEARAKREADLGFSDEVQHEDLGICEDVQRGLASGSYVPGRLNPLRENAVHHFQELLRDAYRQAQAE; translated from the coding sequence ATGGACCGTCCCACTGCCGCCGATACGCCCGCCGATCTCGCACCGCAGCCGCTGGAGCGGGCGACCGCCCTGCCCGCGCGCTTCTATGCCGATCCGGCGATGGCCGCCATCGACCGCAGCGCGATTTTCGATCGCGGCTGGCAAGTCGTCGCGCACGTCTGCCAGCTGCGCGACGCCGGCGACCACGTGGTGGCGGATCTGGCCGGGCTGCCGGTGATCGCCGTGCGCGGCGCCGACGGCGAGATCCGCGTGATGCACAACGTCTGCCGTCACCGCGCCGGCCCGATCGCGCAGTGCGACGGCCTGGCGGCCAAATCGCTGCGCTGCCGCTACCACGGCTGGACTTACGGCCTGGACGGCGTGCTCAAGTCCGCGCCGGAAATGCGCACGGCCGTCGACTTCGATGTCGCACAAGTGCGCCTGCCGCAACTGCCCGCGCGCCTGTGGCAAGGGTTGGTATTCGCTTGCACCGGCGACGATCCGATGCCGTTCGACGATCTCGTCGCCGGCATCGATGCGCGCATCGGCGCGGAACGCGGCCTGGCCGATTACGGCCACCACCAGCGCGTCGGCTACGACGTGGCCTGCAACTGGAAGGTCTACGTCGACAATTACCTGGAGGGCTACCACGTGCCGCACGTGCATCCGGCACTGAATCGGATGCTCGACTACCGCAGCTACGTCACCGAAACCGCGCAGTGGCATTCGCTGCAGTGGAGCCCGCTGGAGAGCAGCGAGGGCTTGTATGGCAGCGGCGACGCGCTGTACTACTGGCTATGGCCCAACACCACGCTCAACATCCTGCCGGGCCGCTTGCAGACCAATCGCATCGTGCCCAAGGGCGTGGACCGTTGCCGGGTCGAGTTCGATTTCTATTACCCCTTGGACGACTCCAGCGAAGCGCGCGCCAAGCGCGAGGCCGACCTGGGCTTCAGCGACGAAGTGCAGCACGAGGACCTGGGCATCTGCGAGGACGTGCAGCGCGGGCTCGCGTCGGGCTCCTATGTGCCCGGACGCTTGAACCCGCTGCGCGAAAACGCCGTGCACCATTTCCAGGAATTGCTGCGCGACGCCTACCGGCAAGCGCAGGCCGAATGA
- a CDS encoding DUF6496 domain-containing protein yields the protein MPSKTTKKRAAKAKREGKSPSTQAGEYVHEEIEHVREGKHGARSAKQAIAIGLSKARRAGVKVPAKKGAKKATRKKAAQDSAAAKKPRKKVSKKRSTAVKKALKREGRSAASKTALSRQARKAAKKRTASSRSAAAKKAARTKGASARSAAAKKAARTRKRKG from the coding sequence ATGCCCAGCAAGACCACCAAGAAGCGCGCCGCCAAGGCCAAGCGCGAAGGCAAGTCGCCCAGCACGCAGGCGGGCGAATACGTCCACGAAGAAATCGAGCACGTCCGCGAGGGCAAGCACGGCGCGCGTTCGGCCAAGCAGGCGATCGCGATCGGCTTGTCCAAGGCGCGCCGGGCCGGTGTGAAAGTGCCTGCCAAGAAAGGCGCGAAAAAGGCGACCCGCAAGAAAGCCGCGCAGGACAGCGCAGCCGCGAAGAAACCGCGCAAGAAGGTATCCAAGAAGCGTTCGACCGCGGTCAAGAAAGCGTTGAAGCGCGAGGGGCGCAGCGCCGCATCCAAGACCGCACTGTCGCGCCAGGCGCGCAAGGCCGCCAAGAAGCGGACGGCGTCGAGCCGGTCGGCCGCGGCCAAGAAAGCGGCGCGCACCAAGGGCGCAAGCGCCCGTTCGGCCGCGGCGAAGAAGGCGGCACGGACCCGCAAGCGCAAGGGCTGA